The genomic stretch AGCAGACCGACGGCAACTACTCGGCATACTCCCCGGACCTTCCGGGGTGCGTGGCCACCGGGGCAACTCGTGAGGAAGCGGAAGAGCGGATGCACGAGGCGATTGAGTTCCACATCGAGGGGCTCCGGGAGGACGGGCTCCCGATTCCACCGTCACGGTCTTCAGCAATTTACGTGGCGGTCGGTAGAGGGTGAGCCCCTTCGATC from Methanoculleus chikugoensis encodes the following:
- a CDS encoding type II toxin-antitoxin system HicB family antitoxin, translating into MYRFLVIVEQTDGNYSAYSPDLPGCVATGATREEAEERMHEAIEFHIEGLREDGLPIPPSRSSAIYVAVGRG